One window of Novipirellula aureliae genomic DNA carries:
- the ppdK gene encoding pyruvate, phosphate dikinase, translated as MAKKAKNGKSVPKMVYYFGKTKTEGKGAEKSLLGGKGLNLAEMTSIGLPVPPGFTITTEVCDLYYKAGEKLPAGLSDEINAAVKTLEKETSKKFGDDSDPLLVSVRSGAAVSMPGMMNTILNLGLNDVATEGLAKATKNERFAYDAYRRLINMFGDVVVGMDHHVFETAFDAVKKKYKVNEDTDVPAEGLKQLCEDYKAVYKKHTGEEFPQDPMVQLEKSIMAVFGSWNTSRAVRYREIENIRGLLGTAVNVQSMVYGNMGDDSGTGVAFTRNPNTGENKFFGEFLINAQGEDVVAGIRTPQPVAEMPKWNRAVHKELIAIKKTLEDHYAEMQDIEFTIERGTLYMLQTRTGKRTGVAAVKIACDMVKEKLIDQKTAVLRVPANDLTQLLLPSFKPTARNAADVLCRGLPASPGAAVGKLAFTAEDARKEADAGNRVILVRKETSPEDVDGMNAAAGILTSTGGMTSHAAVVARGWGKCCVAGAGEIDIDAKGKKIKVAGRTFGVNDVISLDGTTGEVMSGEVETQEPKLSGDFSRLMKWADEYRTMAIRTNADSPADSKRARDFGAEGIGLCRTEHMFFEGDRITDMREMILSDDEDSRRAALKKLLPHQRKDFEGIFKAMNGLPVTVRLLDPPLHEFVPHDTAGQGTVAKQMGLKPKDVKRRVEALHEANPMLGHRGCRLSVTFPEILEMQVQAIVEAAINCAKKKIKAQPEIMIPLVGTANELELLRGKVEDTIEATKKAKKFEGKLDILIGTMIEIPRAALTADEIAKYADFFSFGTNDLTQMTFGYSRDDVNTFLPDYLSQDVLEVDPFQSLDTSGVGQLVEMGFQKGRSTKPQLKVGICGEHGGDPASIAFCNKVGLNYVSCSPFRVPIARLAAAQAALQQA; from the coding sequence ATGGCAAAAAAAGCGAAGAACGGAAAATCCGTTCCAAAAATGGTGTACTACTTCGGCAAAACCAAGACCGAAGGCAAAGGTGCTGAAAAATCACTTCTCGGTGGAAAAGGTCTCAACCTAGCCGAAATGACTTCCATCGGACTGCCCGTCCCTCCTGGTTTCACGATCACCACCGAAGTTTGCGATCTCTATTACAAGGCTGGCGAAAAATTGCCTGCGGGGCTTAGCGACGAGATCAATGCCGCTGTCAAAACCCTGGAAAAAGAGACGAGCAAAAAGTTCGGTGACGATTCCGATCCGCTCTTGGTTAGTGTCCGCAGTGGTGCTGCCGTCAGCATGCCTGGGATGATGAACACGATTTTGAACTTGGGTCTTAACGACGTTGCGACCGAGGGCTTGGCCAAAGCGACCAAAAACGAACGTTTCGCCTACGATGCCTATCGCCGCCTGATCAACATGTTCGGCGACGTTGTTGTTGGTATGGATCACCATGTTTTCGAAACCGCTTTCGATGCGGTCAAGAAAAAGTACAAAGTCAACGAAGACACCGATGTCCCCGCCGAAGGTCTCAAGCAACTTTGTGAAGACTATAAGGCGGTATACAAAAAGCACACTGGCGAAGAATTCCCACAAGACCCAATGGTCCAGCTCGAAAAATCGATCATGGCCGTCTTTGGTTCGTGGAACACAAGTCGCGCCGTCCGTTATCGTGAAATTGAAAACATTCGCGGATTGCTCGGTACTGCGGTCAACGTTCAATCGATGGTTTATGGAAACATGGGCGACGATTCGGGCACCGGAGTCGCCTTTACTCGCAACCCCAACACGGGCGAGAACAAGTTCTTCGGCGAGTTCCTTATCAATGCTCAAGGCGAAGACGTTGTCGCCGGTATTCGGACTCCTCAACCGGTTGCCGAAATGCCGAAGTGGAACCGAGCCGTTCACAAAGAGCTCATTGCGATCAAAAAAACGCTCGAGGATCATTATGCCGAAATGCAAGATATCGAGTTCACGATCGAACGTGGCACGCTCTATATGCTGCAAACGCGTACGGGCAAACGAACGGGTGTTGCGGCAGTCAAGATTGCTTGCGATATGGTCAAAGAAAAGCTGATCGACCAAAAGACGGCTGTTTTGCGAGTTCCCGCGAACGATTTGACTCAGCTACTTCTGCCGAGCTTCAAGCCAACGGCTCGTAACGCGGCTGACGTTTTGTGTCGCGGATTGCCTGCCTCGCCTGGTGCTGCCGTCGGCAAATTGGCTTTCACCGCCGAAGACGCCCGCAAGGAAGCGGATGCCGGGAACCGAGTCATTTTGGTTCGAAAAGAAACCAGTCCTGAGGATGTCGACGGCATGAACGCCGCCGCAGGTATTTTGACGAGTACTGGCGGGATGACCTCTCACGCGGCCGTCGTCGCACGCGGTTGGGGTAAGTGCTGTGTCGCAGGCGCGGGTGAAATCGATATCGACGCCAAAGGCAAGAAAATCAAGGTTGCTGGACGAACGTTTGGTGTCAATGATGTCATCAGCCTTGACGGAACGACAGGCGAAGTGATGTCGGGCGAAGTGGAAACGCAAGAGCCAAAACTTTCGGGGGACTTCAGCAGGTTGATGAAGTGGGCCGACGAATACCGTACGATGGCGATTCGCACCAACGCGGATTCCCCCGCTGACAGCAAACGAGCTCGCGACTTCGGGGCCGAAGGCATCGGGTTGTGCCGTACCGAGCACATGTTCTTCGAAGGCGATCGAATCACCGATATGCGTGAAATGATTCTTTCGGACGATGAGGACAGCCGCCGTGCGGCTCTTAAGAAGTTGTTGCCTCATCAACGCAAAGATTTCGAAGGAATCTTCAAAGCGATGAACGGACTTCCTGTCACGGTTCGGCTGCTTGACCCACCGCTTCATGAATTCGTGCCTCACGATACAGCCGGTCAAGGTACGGTTGCCAAACAGATGGGGCTGAAACCGAAGGACGTCAAGCGACGCGTCGAAGCGTTGCATGAAGCGAACCCAATGCTCGGTCACCGTGGATGTCGATTGTCTGTGACGTTCCCTGAAATCCTTGAAATGCAAGTTCAAGCGATCGTGGAAGCAGCTATCAATTGTGCGAAGAAGAAGATCAAGGCACAGCCTGAGATCATGATTCCGCTGGTCGGTACGGCCAACGAGTTGGAACTTCTTCGCGGCAAAGTCGAAGACACGATCGAGGCCACGAAGAAGGCTAAGAAGTTCGAGGGCAAGCTCGATATTTTGATCGGTACGATGATCGAAATTCCACGTGCTGCTTTGACAGCCGACGAGATCGCAAAGTATGCCGATTTCTTCAGCTTCGGTACGAACGACTTGACCCAAATGACGTTCGGCTACAGCCGTGACGATGTCAACACGTTCTTGCCTGACTACCTGTCTCAAGACGTTTTGGAAGTCGACCCATTTCAATCGCTCGACACCAGCGGTGTGGGCCAATTGGTCGAAATGGGCTTCCAAAAAGGCCGCAGCACGAAGCCACAATTGAAGGTTGGCATTTGCGGTGAGCATGGTGGTGACCCCGCTTCGATCGCATTCTGCAATAAGGTCGGGTTGAATTATGTCAGTTGCAGCCCGTTCCGCGTGCCAATCGCTCGGCTCGCTGCCGCTCAGGCAGCACTCCAGCAAGCCTAA
- a CDS encoding secretin N-terminal domain-containing protein codes for MFAFKNLLRLVFLPLLLQPSSLFLAKMALGQPPQPATSNSNAEKVAPPTGDYNRLIHPQVADELGLSDQQRAAIQSLLAERTEWMVSDEAGDETAENARSAKIDDLNQQIRNVLTDAQVEAWSNQTPSMKLRFQFREQPWGDVLQWFASQEGLTLVMNQVPPGTFTYTDTRSYSAAEAIDLLNSVLLTHGYTLVRREKMLTVFQLSNSIPIELVPRVQLEELPSRGRFELISVLFSLGNRPVDAVMKEVQPYLGSFGRAIPLPQSKQLLVIETAGKMDTINVLINTVPEPKAAEKPVGRKESPAPVFAAYALGDLDPQVVLETVKELVGSKRVAVDAKTRLLTAYVEPGQQTAIQSAIEKMRESLSVAPASVSVGYPLRSGDEKQIREQVTAIAPRAIVSVDKKASRVFITAPPADQQRIAEAFKAMGIASIDEQVAVKAFQVEPAQAPTISAALQNMIPSAQVVGNRSLGTLVVRGSDQEIALAEQVIDRWRGTGVESGSTLHAFKLPRTGTAAWLSTVAKIVPQAKIWLDADAKQLILLGTAEEKTRLETMLPQLLTALPSPPDRLLKTYSLTASELERWTQLQPVLAEKFPSIRPIIRKKGEDGSAEMLVWGTAENQAEVAEALEQVKQTTPETKLKWPKIYDFGKRDPALFSELLQTRFPGIRVTIDAASNRLTVWAEQETHGHVAELLAQVTDELPTVPDLILKTYRLEGRTPGELQKLLSPVLASIAATQSRGKFKPVGTMTIDDAARRLMIMATEEAHERIEEFVQELGKPTPPEQELILLAYRLEEAVAADVKTLIDRTVEGVTVVADDRRNQLVVTATLAQHGRIKTLISEMDRPGSKFASEEIRAYELLDLKANTILRTLQSMWPQMKLSADVPSNRIVASGNADDHESLKMSIERLNMAPSGEAMHVETYDVPMGDLRTLPTVLSQIAPQAVISSDTVNRAIVVWANDEQHTRIAAAIEQLSETAEGRREIEIFEVPPERAAIIRSVVISLFPTATVGADAATGQLTVLASSDIQLKISELLEKTKRASEAGSRLEPRLYEAFESIRTAFTSVLKTTVPRATVVTTGSNDPNKIMILASPDDHERVATLLTKLSEETGPAADVIVQAYELNESDPIAFSTMLSERHPNAKVLSGARTNRFVIATSKDDHAAIQETIEELENAFAKAGQQDLRVYQIRKDLTQQAVAGVKSVVPRARLMPSHDPERIVLLASPVEHAKYEKWLLQLQEQVPEPTETTSEVYPLDYGDPTGAVRVLQTLLPKVVFAADKLGKSIAATATEEDHETIKAFVQQYDDRQMDDAETKVFQLGDVNATSMSQAVMQMAPTARVTPDRVSNRLVVTAPKDILERVTRAIESMESDPSKRKTTKNYELEGSNANSLRAALQTSYPRATIAADNTSNSLIVSATDEEQEEIAKLVDSMNSGGRRVTRSYQLESGNAYAMRSAVLASFPKTSIGADSASNCLIVSGTEEEQTQIAELIQTINLDGLKTTKGYAIESGSAASMRSAVAASFPKATISADNVSNRLIASATVEDQTKIAAFVEDLNSGAKRTTESYVLENGDANAMRLTLQSTFPQASIGADRVNNCLIVSGTEEEHAQIAELIQSINSDGLKTTKGYAIESGSAASIRSAVAASFPKATISADNVGNRLIASATVEDQTKIAAFIEDLNSGAKRTTESYVLENGDANAMRLTLQSTFPQASIGADRVNNCLIVSGTEEEHAQIAELIQSINSDGLKTTKGYAIESGSAASIRSAVAASFPKATISADNVGNRLIASATVEDQTKIAAFVEDLNSGAKRTTESYVLENGDANAMRLTLQSTFPQASIGADRVNNCLIVSGTEEEHAQIAELIQSINSDGLKTTKGYAIESGSAASIRSAVAASFPKATISADNVGNRLIASATAEDQIKIAAFVEELNSGAKRTTESYVLENGDPNAMRLALQSTFPQASIGADRANNSLIVSATAEEHAEIATLVDQINSAPGRSEAMQAYSLAKASPQAVVAALQQAFGRGAGVGVSADEESGTVFVVGLPKQQEIAKQVIEQMDRVDPLTRDRRLKAFALSGIDGEEVADAVQSLFINARPEVEVRYDFYNDQLVVIGNAEQLQTVEETLAQFEPPDRELAIFPLQENDPNSVRDAVDALFADLPSKDTPTITIDEDRQQLLIRGTAQQMEEIRDLLGRLGETIQEPGMAASPRVPSNARVRTIVVGRDSKSLLEQLQKVWPSLRKNPLRVIRSENSDAPDIPPRRTDGVLNRGAGLDGQPNVTLVAEPASEDPPFSSEIEPPAVLILPRDGRWVIASEDSEALEMLTKLMEVAVSPPMMPVAESGNLSIYVLQHGNADDLESILENLFRQNRGSNSRFSSTSSETRIVADTRINALIVQGSRADRGVIEDLLAVLDSSEFVDALQLATPQLIPIRHTAAERVEELLRTVYSSQLSQGSKRPQISIPEGVSQEVASMLEQINAEASGPLLTLSVDEISNSIVMRAPPELSSEIRTFIEQVDRQADTNRTGRMRIIQLQQTNAGQIERALQLMRGQNDGGRGGRR; via the coding sequence ATGTTTGCCTTCAAAAACCTGCTCCGTCTGGTGTTTTTGCCGCTACTTCTTCAGCCATCAAGCCTTTTTCTGGCCAAGATGGCTTTAGGACAGCCGCCGCAGCCTGCGACTTCCAATTCAAACGCTGAAAAGGTTGCACCGCCGACGGGCGACTACAATCGACTGATTCATCCACAGGTAGCTGATGAATTGGGGCTTAGCGACCAACAGCGTGCTGCGATTCAATCGCTGCTGGCCGAGCGTACCGAATGGATGGTTTCAGACGAAGCTGGAGACGAAACAGCGGAGAACGCCAGGTCCGCGAAGATTGACGATCTCAATCAACAAATTCGGAACGTGCTCACCGATGCCCAAGTCGAGGCGTGGTCCAATCAAACCCCAAGCATGAAGCTGCGATTCCAGTTTCGCGAGCAGCCGTGGGGAGACGTTTTGCAGTGGTTCGCTAGCCAAGAAGGATTGACCTTGGTGATGAACCAAGTTCCGCCAGGCACGTTCACGTACACCGACACGCGATCCTACTCGGCCGCGGAAGCGATCGATTTGCTCAACAGCGTGCTGCTGACTCACGGTTACACGTTGGTGCGTCGCGAGAAGATGCTGACCGTCTTTCAACTGTCTAATTCCATACCGATTGAATTGGTCCCGCGGGTGCAGCTTGAAGAACTACCGAGTCGTGGTCGGTTTGAATTGATTAGCGTGTTGTTTTCACTGGGCAATCGGCCTGTTGATGCGGTGATGAAAGAGGTCCAGCCCTATTTAGGGTCGTTTGGCCGCGCCATACCATTGCCTCAGAGTAAGCAGTTATTGGTGATCGAAACGGCAGGGAAAATGGATACGATCAATGTCTTGATCAACACCGTACCCGAACCGAAGGCTGCCGAAAAACCGGTGGGACGAAAAGAATCGCCGGCGCCCGTGTTCGCGGCGTATGCTCTCGGTGACTTGGACCCGCAAGTGGTGCTCGAAACCGTAAAGGAATTGGTCGGCAGTAAACGGGTTGCCGTCGATGCAAAGACGCGGTTGCTGACCGCCTATGTTGAGCCAGGCCAACAGACTGCGATCCAATCGGCGATCGAGAAAATGCGAGAGAGCTTGTCAGTGGCACCGGCATCTGTCTCGGTAGGCTACCCGCTTCGTAGCGGCGATGAAAAGCAAATTCGCGAACAAGTCACCGCCATTGCGCCACGAGCAATCGTCAGTGTCGATAAAAAGGCATCACGAGTTTTTATCACGGCCCCGCCAGCGGATCAACAGCGAATCGCCGAGGCATTCAAGGCGATGGGGATTGCGTCGATTGACGAACAAGTCGCGGTCAAAGCGTTTCAAGTCGAACCGGCTCAAGCGCCCACGATTTCTGCGGCGCTCCAAAATATGATTCCCTCGGCGCAAGTGGTCGGCAACAGGTCGCTCGGCACCTTGGTCGTTCGTGGTAGTGACCAAGAGATTGCACTGGCGGAACAAGTGATTGACCGTTGGCGGGGAACCGGCGTGGAAAGCGGTTCAACGCTGCATGCGTTTAAGTTACCGAGAACGGGAACTGCCGCGTGGCTTTCGACGGTCGCCAAAATTGTGCCGCAAGCCAAAATCTGGCTTGATGCGGACGCGAAACAGTTGATCTTGCTCGGGACGGCGGAAGAGAAAACGCGGCTCGAGACGATGCTGCCGCAATTGTTGACGGCGCTTCCATCGCCGCCCGATCGGCTGCTGAAAACCTATTCGTTAACGGCTAGCGAGCTGGAACGATGGACTCAGTTGCAACCGGTGTTGGCAGAGAAGTTTCCGAGCATTCGCCCGATTATTCGTAAAAAGGGCGAAGATGGCTCAGCGGAAATGCTGGTGTGGGGGACCGCAGAGAATCAGGCTGAGGTTGCCGAGGCTTTGGAACAAGTCAAACAAACAACGCCGGAAACCAAGTTGAAATGGCCCAAAATTTACGATTTTGGAAAACGTGATCCTGCGTTGTTTAGCGAACTACTGCAAACCAGGTTCCCCGGTATTCGTGTGACCATCGACGCGGCGTCCAATCGATTGACGGTATGGGCTGAACAAGAGACTCACGGCCACGTCGCTGAGTTATTGGCTCAAGTCACAGACGAACTGCCAACCGTGCCAGATTTAATACTCAAGACCTATCGGCTCGAAGGCCGCACGCCCGGCGAACTGCAAAAACTGCTCTCTCCAGTGCTAGCATCCATCGCGGCGACACAGAGCCGTGGCAAGTTCAAGCCGGTCGGGACAATGACCATCGATGATGCCGCCCGGCGATTGATGATCATGGCAACGGAAGAAGCGCATGAGCGGATTGAGGAATTTGTGCAAGAACTCGGTAAGCCGACGCCACCTGAACAGGAACTGATTTTATTGGCGTACCGTCTCGAAGAAGCTGTTGCAGCGGACGTCAAAACGTTGATCGATCGAACGGTTGAAGGTGTAACGGTCGTTGCCGATGATCGGCGTAATCAGTTGGTCGTGACAGCGACTTTAGCTCAGCATGGTCGAATCAAGACGCTGATCAGCGAGATGGATCGTCCTGGATCCAAGTTCGCAAGCGAAGAAATTCGGGCTTATGAATTATTGGATTTGAAGGCGAATACGATCTTACGGACGCTACAGTCGATGTGGCCGCAGATGAAATTGTCAGCCGATGTGCCCAGCAATCGAATCGTTGCATCCGGAAACGCCGATGACCACGAATCGCTCAAAATGTCGATCGAGCGGCTAAACATGGCTCCCTCGGGCGAAGCGATGCATGTTGAAACCTATGACGTGCCGATGGGTGACTTGCGAACTTTGCCAACGGTGCTTAGCCAAATCGCTCCGCAAGCGGTCATTAGCAGCGATACGGTCAATCGTGCGATCGTCGTGTGGGCCAATGACGAGCAGCACACCCGGATTGCGGCGGCGATCGAACAGTTGAGTGAAACCGCCGAAGGTCGACGCGAGATCGAGATCTTTGAGGTGCCGCCCGAACGTGCAGCGATCATTCGCAGTGTTGTGATCTCATTGTTCCCAACGGCAACCGTCGGTGCGGACGCAGCCACGGGTCAGTTGACGGTGTTGGCATCAAGCGACATACAGTTGAAAATTTCCGAATTGCTTGAAAAGACTAAGCGTGCGAGCGAAGCAGGATCAAGGTTAGAGCCGCGGTTGTATGAGGCATTCGAATCGATACGAACGGCGTTCACATCGGTGCTAAAAACAACGGTTCCCCGCGCGACCGTTGTCACGACAGGATCGAACGATCCAAACAAAATCATGATCTTGGCTTCACCAGATGATCACGAACGAGTGGCGACTTTATTGACTAAGTTGTCCGAGGAAACGGGCCCAGCCGCTGATGTGATTGTCCAAGCGTACGAGTTGAATGAATCCGACCCAATCGCGTTTTCGACGATGTTAAGCGAAAGGCATCCCAACGCGAAAGTCCTCAGTGGAGCGAGGACGAATCGGTTCGTCATCGCAACGAGCAAAGACGATCATGCGGCAATCCAAGAGACGATCGAAGAACTTGAAAACGCGTTCGCAAAGGCTGGGCAACAAGATTTGCGAGTCTATCAAATCCGCAAGGATTTGACACAGCAAGCGGTTGCGGGGGTGAAATCCGTGGTGCCCAGGGCTCGTTTGATGCCCAGTCACGACCCCGAACGAATCGTACTGCTTGCATCCCCTGTCGAACACGCGAAATACGAAAAATGGCTGCTGCAGCTGCAAGAGCAAGTCCCGGAGCCAACGGAAACGACATCGGAAGTTTATCCGCTGGACTATGGTGACCCCACTGGCGCGGTTCGTGTCCTGCAAACACTGCTGCCAAAAGTGGTGTTTGCCGCTGATAAGTTGGGCAAGTCAATCGCGGCAACCGCGACCGAGGAAGACCACGAAACGATCAAGGCTTTTGTTCAGCAATACGACGATCGACAAATGGATGACGCGGAAACAAAGGTGTTCCAACTCGGTGATGTCAATGCCACCTCAATGTCACAGGCCGTGATGCAAATGGCACCGACCGCTCGGGTGACGCCGGACCGAGTCAGCAATCGATTGGTCGTTACGGCTCCCAAGGACATTCTGGAAAGGGTGACCAGAGCGATTGAGAGCATGGAGTCCGATCCTAGCAAACGCAAGACGACAAAGAACTATGAGCTGGAAGGCAGTAACGCAAATTCGCTCAGGGCCGCACTTCAAACGTCGTACCCACGGGCAACCATCGCCGCTGACAATACCAGCAACTCGTTGATCGTTTCGGCGACCGACGAAGAGCAGGAGGAGATCGCCAAGCTGGTCGATTCGATGAATTCGGGCGGTAGGCGAGTGACAAGAAGTTACCAACTTGAATCGGGAAACGCCTACGCCATGCGATCGGCGGTGTTGGCTAGTTTTCCAAAAACCTCCATTGGTGCCGATTCCGCGAGTAATTGTCTGATCGTCTCGGGGACCGAAGAGGAGCAGACTCAAATCGCTGAATTGATCCAAACGATCAATTTGGATGGTCTAAAGACAACCAAAGGCTACGCGATTGAAAGCGGCAGTGCCGCATCGATGCGTTCCGCCGTGGCAGCGAGTTTTCCCAAGGCAACGATCTCGGCAGACAATGTTAGTAACCGTCTTATCGCCTCGGCTACGGTGGAGGACCAAACCAAAATCGCTGCCTTTGTCGAAGACCTGAACAGTGGTGCGAAACGCACGACCGAAAGTTATGTACTTGAAAACGGTGACGCGAATGCGATGCGGTTGACATTGCAATCGACATTTCCTCAGGCATCGATTGGGGCCGATAGAGTTAACAATTGTCTGATTGTCTCGGGGACCGAAGAGGAGCATGCTCAAATCGCTGAACTGATCCAATCGATCAATTCGGATGGTCTTAAGACCACCAAAGGCTACGCGATTGAAAGTGGCAGTGCCGCATCGATTCGTTCCGCCGTTGCAGCGAGCTTTCCCAAGGCAACGATCTCGGCAGACAACGTTGGTAACCGTCTTATCGCCTCGGCTACGGTGGAGGACCAAACCAAAATCGCCGCCTTTATCGAGGACCTGAACAGTGGTGCGAAACGCACGACCGAAAGTTATGTACTTGAAAACGGTGACGCGAATGCGATGCGGTTGACATTGCAATCGACATTTCCTCAGGCATCGATTGGGGCCGATAGAGTTAACAATTGTCTGATTGTCTCGGGGACCGAAGAGGAGCATGCTCAAATCGCTGAACTGATCCAATCGATCAATTCGGATGGTCTAAAGACAACCAAGGGCTACGCGATTGAAAGTGGCAGTGCGGCATCGATTCGTTCCGCCGTTGCAGCGAGCTTTCCCAAGGCAACGATCTCGGCGGACAACGTTGGTAACCGTCTTATCGCCTCGGCTACGGTGGAGGACCAAACCAAAATCGCTGCCTTTGTCGAAGACCTGAACAGCGGTGCGAAACGCACGACCGAAAGTTATGTACTTGAAAACGGTGACGCGAATGCGATGCGGTTGACATTGCAATCGACATTTCCTCAGGCATCGATTGGGGCCGATAGAGTTAACAATTGCCTGATTGTCTCGGGAACCGAAGAGGAACATGCTCAAATCGCTGAACTGATCCAATCGATCAATTCGGATGGTCTAAAGACAACCAAGGGCTACGCGATTGAAAGTGGCAGTGCGGCATCGATTCGTTCCGCCGTTGCAGCGAGCTTTCCCAAGGCAACGATCTCGGCGGACAACGTTGGTAACCGTCTTATCGCCTCCGCTACGGCGGAAGACCAAATCAAGATTGCTGCCTTTGTCGAAGAACTGAACAGTGGTGCCAAACGCACGACCGAAAGCTACGTGCTCGAAAACGGTGATCCGAATGCAATGCGGTTGGCGCTGCAATCGACATTTCCCCAGGCGTCGATTGGGGCCGATAGGGCGAATAATAGTTTGATCGTATCCGCGACAGCAGAAGAACATGCTGAAATCGCGACGTTGGTGGATCAAATCAATTCAGCACCGGGCCGGTCCGAGGCAATGCAGGCTTATTCGTTGGCAAAGGCGAGCCCGCAAGCGGTCGTCGCGGCACTGCAACAAGCGTTTGGTCGAGGGGCCGGAGTCGGTGTCAGTGCTGATGAAGAAAGCGGGACCGTGTTCGTCGTCGGATTGCCGAAACAACAAGAGATTGCCAAGCAGGTGATCGAGCAGATGGACCGAGTCGATCCGTTGACACGTGACCGCCGGTTGAAAGCTTTCGCACTCTCGGGAATCGATGGTGAGGAAGTCGCCGACGCGGTCCAAAGTCTGTTCATCAATGCACGTCCGGAAGTGGAAGTACGGTACGATTTTTACAATGACCAATTGGTGGTGATCGGCAATGCTGAACAGTTGCAGACGGTGGAGGAAACGCTTGCACAGTTTGAACCACCTGACCGCGAATTAGCGATATTTCCTTTGCAGGAAAACGATCCGAATTCAGTTCGTGATGCGGTCGACGCCTTGTTTGCCGATTTGCCCAGCAAGGACACCCCGACGATTACGATTGACGAGGATCGTCAACAATTGCTGATTCGCGGAACAGCGCAGCAGATGGAAGAGATTCGCGATCTGCTGGGGCGATTGGGCGAGACGATTCAAGAACCTGGGATGGCGGCATCGCCGCGAGTTCCATCGAACGCTCGAGTACGAACGATCGTGGTCGGTCGTGATTCGAAATCGCTGCTTGAACAGCTACAAAAAGTATGGCCGAGTCTCCGCAAGAATCCGCTGCGAGTGATTCGTTCGGAAAACTCGGATGCGCCGGATATACCACCGCGACGCACCGATGGCGTGTTGAACCGCGGTGCCGGCCTTGATGGCCAGCCCAACGTGACACTGGTTGCGGAACCGGCTAGCGAGGACCCTCCTTTCTCATCCGAGATAGAGCCACCCGCTGTCTTGATTCTGCCACGCGATGGGCGGTGGGTGATCGCGTCGGAGGATTCCGAAGCATTGGAGATGCTAACGAAGTTGATGGAGGTCGCTGTTTCGCCGCCGATGATGCCAGTAGCCGAGAGCGGGAATTTGTCGATCTATGTGCTTCAGCATGGCAACGCGGACGATCTTGAAAGTATCCTCGAAAATTTGTTTCGCCAAAATCGCGGCAGTAATAGTCGTTTCTCGTCGACGAGTTCAGAGACTCGGATTGTGGCCGACACGCGAATCAACGCATTGATTGTGCAGGGATCGCGGGCCGATCGAGGCGTGATCGAGGACTTGTTGGCCGTGCTCGATTCATCGGAATTCGTTGATGCATTGCAACTTGCAACGCCTCAATTGATCCCGATTCGACATACCGCCGCCGAGCGGGTCGAGGAGCTGTTGCGGACGGTCTACAGCAGCCAATTGTCGCAAGGCAGCAAACGGCCTCAAATTTCGATTCCCGAAGGGGTTTCGCAAGAGGTCGCCTCGATGTTGGAACAGATCAACGCCGAGGCATCGGGGCCGCTGTTGACACTCAGTGTCGACGAAATCAGTAATTCCATCGTCATGCGCGCTCCACCCGAGCTTTCCTCCGAAATTCGTACGTTCATTGAACAAGTCGACAGACAAGCGGATACGAACCGCACCGGTAGAATGCGAATCATTCAATTGCAACAAACAAATGCTGGTCAGATCGAGCGGGCACTGCAATTGATGAGGGGCCAGAACGACGGCGGTCGGGGTGGGCGGCGGTGA